From Natator depressus isolate rNatDep1 chromosome 7, rNatDep2.hap1, whole genome shotgun sequence, the proteins below share one genomic window:
- the ZNF518A gene encoding zinc finger protein 518A, whose protein sequence is MPSEKEQIFCDKKPTTLQDNDAKKLCVCIPDNAVEKVLVNDTRSVMPPPLILDVNLSYGLKNVKIDLPKVNIPNEVVLKHEVDRFRKLFQCKQQTARKSLSQEKVNGNHLNCSESYNLQSKPEVQFEEEGLKTSAKILNFTCTKCRDKIRYSPNDLQKHFQLLHYGELPSYPCEMCNFSANDFQLFKQHRRIHRSTLVKCEICNDEHIYTLLDLTKHFTSKHCINGHFQCEKCGFSTRDVGTFVQHIHRHNEIQYKCGKCHHVSFTKGEFQEHLLVHTGAFPFSCQYCNYSAPRKDYLLKHVIALHRDHLYAKDKLEKDKCEKRIVKTPAGLKLILRRYKTGASRKALWRRKKINNANDKTEEQNAQVLRNLNKIQPKSEELNQSVKELHMNEEKDKIIHNEKHNLQGGTLSPITMQYNKAEDGSSFGLGLLKNAVHGPTVLMVKNNKISVPANYSAKFMGFKMVDGKQHIVIKLLPTNKQNVYLSGQKSDASADSLLQTADTFGLSSGATSHVTNHQTLKNNSVHPLTSTPFSFSTSCSGKAKAEKQNNTLSHGKNISQTVESPTVVIGKNATHLPMEPGSTAPPYDLVTKVGTRGNVLSWESCIAHSRPQVLSPTVTNTLHYDPMKMPFPTEFKTQNGGVSNNSGPNHLYYPSADSSNQGLLPFHNYSKIDSSDNPCSIWMPTDDKPKDFMSSKMFLLQNSLRSDSTASFSQSARGLNPEKCVSSQLNINSVYGHVNTKNNSLSSRNQSKCAIDKQCFTEKWHGGSKQYLDTNINQVFENVAEKSKAENISDCSNSSLMPKITSVFSLHSKQASNYLSPEVNQLLQDVLKVKSTTQQESHNKLNTCIKLHCDQSFSCHQTDSKTFTHLKDSTACSLASSSNVGVHMSKRELNMKCSTISEGICFGKERQAPMTSLDAEEMDKLSRTAGVGTLLKTHTDAIITQQLVKDRMRSTTQNPSGFSPVLPEQKKTLLVQSPPPGFLVPLHLANQPSLQVVSGKPLPSASSSDVHLTKSIPASFLLNKGPGMILTFSNGTLGTVTNVTGNSSQLLGRVASKEYGKITVPTSKIELKNDRVRSVSNSSGVSTASDGAVSDLSNSVPFKAPLLITNSADSSMKGISSEKMLPEHHRTVFGSLESVKQQEIPQKQPVYALLPDGRQAVFLKCMTPNKPVVQKHNVVQDNAYNQNCQPKKTGAMQQKLLLKVKTSTSDATTDLKQSVSNSVPSLQLDKMQSFKSPALGQKQTILTSSDALFLPGRLMPANPFLAGSNCVLPVEPVHSTKPTGAWSQKCSVNSRQAVIANKGNSYGSQKSTWNTRNKLSKVKPHLKQTGHKSSEAVVSQRNKNSKRKTKDDFQEPPRKKIMLHRKCKEKNQTEVVSKSSGPYRPRASKETVRTLKLLPFNSKQLVKCPRRNQPVVVLNHPDADVPEVVNVMKTIAKFKGHVLKVSLSKRTIDALLEPAYCNTLDIATEDLSRRRHRMIKPVSPVKERFVLKLTLKKTSKNNYQIVKTTSDNTLKANFSCWFCGRIFDNQDNWVGHGQRHLMEATRDWNSLV, encoded by the coding sequence aTGCCATCTGAAAAGGAACAAATTTTTTGTGATAAAAAGCCAACTACTTTACAAGATAATGATGCAAAGAAACTTTGTGTTTGTATTCCAGATAATGCTGTGGAAAAAGTATTGGTGAATGATACTAGAAGTGTAATGCCTCCACCGCTGATTTTAGATGTCAATCTTTCTTATGGACTGAAAAATGTGAAAATTGATTTGCCCAAAGTGAACATTCCAAATGAAGTGGTATTGAaacatgaagttgatagattcaGAAAATTATTTCAGTGTAAACAGCAAACTGCAAGAAAATCTTTAAGTCAAGAGAAAGTAAACGGAAATCATCTAAATTGTTCAGAGAGCTACAATTTGCAAAGTAAACCAGAAGTGCAGTTTGAAGAAGAGGGTTTGAAAACTTCAGCAAAGATACTGAATTTCACCTGTACAAaatgtagagacaaaattagaTATAGCCCAAATGATCTACAGAAACACTTTCAACTGTTACACTATGGAGAGTTGCCTTCGTATCCTTGTGAAATGTGCAATTTTTCAGCCAATGACTTCCAGTTGTTTAAACAACATCGCCGCATCCATCGCAGCACTTTAGTAAAATGTGAGATTTGTAATGATGAGCATATATATACCCTGTTGGACTTGACAAAACACTTCACATCAAAGCATTGTATAAATGGCCATTTTCAATGTGAAAAGTGTGGGTTTTCTACCCGAGATGTGGGCACATTTGTTCAGCACATTCATAGACATAATGAAATCCAATATAAATGTGGTAAATGCCATCATGTCAGCTTTACAAAAGGGGAGTTTCAGGAGCATCTTCTTGTTCACACTGGTGCATTTCCTTTCAGTTGTCAGTATTGCAACTATAGTGCACCACGGAAGGATTACCTTTTAAAGCATGTAATAGCTTTGCATAGAGATCACTTATATGCAAAAGATAAACTGGAGAAAGATAAATGTGAAAAAAGAATAGTAAAGACTCCAGCAGGGCTCAAACTTATTTTGAGAAGGTACAAAACAGGAGCATCAAGGAAAGCACTTTGGAGACGGAAAAAGATTAACAATGCAAATGACAAAACTGAAGAGCAAAATGCACAAGTGCTTAGGAATTTGAATAAAATTCAACCCAAATCTGAAGAGCTAAACCAGTCTGTGAAGGAGCTGCATATGAATGAAGAAAAAGATAAAATTATACATAATGAAAAGCATAATCTGCAAGGTGGAACATTGTCGCCTATCACCATGCAATACAACAAAGCAGAAGATGGGTCAAGTTTTGGTTTGGGATTATTGAAAAATGCTGTTCATGGACCTACAGTTCTGAtggtgaaaaataataaaatatctgtTCCAGCAAACTACAGTGCTAAATTTATGGGATTTAAGATGGTGGACGGAAAACAGCATATTGTAATAAAATTGTTGCCTACAAATAAACAGAACGTGTACTTATCGGGACAAAAATCTGATGCCTCAGCTGATTCTTTGCTACAAACTGCTGATACTTTTGGCTTGTCTTCAGGTGCTACATCACATGTAACTAATCATCAGACTCTGAAGAATAATTCTGTTCATCCATTAACCTCCACTCCATTTTCAttttctacttcttgttcaggaaaagcaaaagcagaaaaacaaaataatacttTATCACATGGTAAGAATATTTCTCAGACTGTAGAATCTCCCACTGTAGTTATAGGAAAGAATGCAACTCATTTGCCAATGGAGCCTGGATCAACTGCACCTCCATATGACTTGGTGACAAAGGTTGGAACTAGGGGTAATGTTCTCTCATGGGAAAGTTGTATTGCTCACAGTCGTCCTCAGGTATTATCTCCCACAGTTACAAATACACTTCATTATGACCCCATGAAAATGCCCTTCCCTACtgaatttaaaacacaaaatggtGGAGTGAGCAATAACAGTGGACCTAATCATCTCTACTATCCATCAGCTGATTCATCTAACCAGGGACTACTGCCTTTTCATAATTACTCTAAAATAGACTCTTCAGATAATCCATGTAGCATTTGGATGCCAACAGATGACAAACCTAAAGACTTTATGTCCAGCAAAATGTTTCTTCTTCAAAACAGCTTGAGAAGTGACTCTACAGCCTCATTTTCACAGTCAGCGAGAGGCCTAAATCCTGAAAAATGTGTATCATCCCAGTTAAATATTAATTCAGTTTATGGACATGTAAACACTAAGAATAATTCTTTGTCTTCAAGAAACCAATCTAAATGTGCTATTGACAAACAGTGTTTTACAGAAAAATGGCATGGTGGTAGCAAACAGTATTTGGACACTAATATAAACCAagtgtttgaaaatgtagctGAGAAATCTAAAGCAGAAAATATTTCAGATTGTTCTAATTCATCCCTTATGCCTAAAATCACATCAGTTTTCTCATTACATAGTAAACAGGCATCCAATTATTTGTCACCTGAAGTAAACCAATTACTTCAAGACGTGCTAAAAGTAAAATCAACTACTCAGCAAGAATCTCACAATAAGTTAAATACATGCATAAAACTTCATTGTGATCAGTCATTTTCATGTCATCAGACAGACAGTAAAACTTTTACACACTTAAAGGACTCAACTGCATGTAGTTTAGCCAGTTCTTCTAATGTAGGTGTTCATATGTCTAAGAGAGAGTTGAACATGAAATGTAGCACAATAAGTGAAGGTATATGTTTTGGGAAAGAAAGACAGGCACCAATGACATCACTTGATGCAGAAGAAATGGATAAGTTATCTAGAACTGCGGGTGTTGGTACATTGCTTAAAACTCATACTGATGCAATCATAACACAGCAGTTGGTAAAAGATAGGATGCGATCTACAACCCAGAATCCTAGCGGCTTCTCACCAGTTCTTCCAGAACAGAAGAAAACACTTCTAGTTCAGTCACCTCCACCAGGATTTCTTGTACCTTTGCATCTTGCTAACCAACCAAGCTTACAAGTTGTTTCAGGAAAACCTCTCCCATCAGCAAGTTCATCAGATGTTCATTTGACTAAAAGCATACCTGCATCCTTCCTTTTAAATAAAGGACCTGGAATGATATTGACATTTAGTAACGGGACACTTGGTACAGTTACAAATGTCACTGGTAATAGCTCTCAGCTTTTAGGGAGAGTTGCATCTAAAGAGTATGGTAAAATAACAGTACCGACTTCAAAGATCGAATTGAAAAATGACAGAGTTAGAAGTGTAAGTAATTCCTCTGGTGTTAGCACTGCATCTGATGGGGCAGTAAGTGATTTGTCAAATAGCGTGCCATTCAAAGCACCTCTTTTAATTACAAATTCAGCTGATTCTTCTATGAAAGGAATTTCTTCTGAAAAAATGTTACCAGAACATCATCGCACAGTGTTTGGTTCCTTGGAGTCAGTAAAACAACAGGAGATTCCCCAGAAGCAGCCTGTTTATGCGCTTTTGCCTGATGGACGACAGGCAGTTTTTCTGAAATGTATGACGCCAAACAAGCCTGTGGTTCAGAAACATAATGTTGTTCAAGATAATGCTTATAATCAAAATTGTCAACCAAAGAAAACTGGAGCCATGCAACAAAAGCTTTTGCTGAAAGTTAAGACCTCTACTTCTGATGCAACTACTGATCTAAAACAATCAGTTAGCAACTCGGTGCCCTCACTACAATTGGATAAAATGCAGTCCTTTAAAAGTCCTGCACTAGGGCAGAAACAGACTATTCTTACTTCTAGTGATGCCTTATTTTTACCAGGTAGATTGATGCCAGCAAATCCCTTTTTGGCAGGCTCTAATTGTGTACTTCCTGTAGAACCTGTACATTCCACCAAGCCTACAGGGGCATGGTCGCAAAAGTGTTCAGTTAATTCTAGACAAGCAGTAATTGCTAACAAAGGGAATAGTTATGGTAGTCAAAAGTCCACGTGGAACACCAGAAACAAACTTTCAAAAGTCAAACCTCACTTAAAACAAACTGGTCATAAAAGTTCTGAAGCTGTGGTTTCACAAAGAAACAAGAATTCCAAACGAAAAACTAAGGATGATTTCCAGGAACCCCCTAGAAAGAAAATAATGTTGCACAGGAAGTGCAAAGAAAAGAATCAAACTGAAGTTGTTAGCAAATCAAGTGGCCCTTACAGACCAAGGGCATCAAAGGAAACTGTGAGGACTTTGAAACTACTTCCTTTTAATTCTAAACAACTTGTAAAATGTCCTCGGAGAAATCAGCCAGTTGTAGTACTGAACCATCCTGATGCAGACGTTCCAGAAGTTGTAAATGTAATGAAAACTATTGCTAAATTTAAAGGACATGTTCTTAAGGTCTCATTGTCAAAAAGAACTATTGATGCTCTTCTGGAACCGGCATACTGCAATACTTTGGACATTGCTACTGAGGATCTCTCTCGAAGGAGGCACAGGATGATAAAACCTGTTAGTCCTGTAAAAGAAAGATTTGTGTTAAAATTAACACTGAAAAAGACAAGCAAAAACAATTATCAGATTGTGAAAACTACCTCTGATAATACCTTGAAAGCTAACTTTAGCTGCTGGTTTTGTGGTAGGATATTTGACAATCAAGATAATTGGGTAGGGCATGGACAGAGACATTTGATGGAAGCTACCCGAGATTGGAATTCATTAGTATAA